The Spirochaetaceae bacterium DNA segment GGCAATTTGCGCCTTTAATTGGGCTAGTCGTTTTTTAATATCTTCGGCTTTACCGGCGCCGTCAACGATGGTGGTGTTTTCTTTATCTACTTTAATGCTCTTAGCGGTACCTAGTTGAGCCAGCTCGGTGTTTTCTAATTTAAGACCCAGCTCATCGCTGATTACTTCGCCGCCGGTTAAAATGGCAATGTCTTCTAACATAGCTTTGCGGCGGTCGCCGAAGCCGGGGGCTTTAACGGCTACCACTTGTAAAGCGCCGCGCAGGGCATTAACGATAAGAGTAGCTAAGGCTTCGCCGTCAATATCTTCGGCGATGATGAGGATTGGTTTACCGGCATGGGCTATCTTTTCGAGAATCGGTAATAGTTCGGCCATACTGCTAATTTTTTTGTCGTAAATTAAAATGTAAGGGCTTTCCAGTACGGCAGTCATATTTTCGCGGTTGTTGGCAAAGTAGGGGCTAATGTAGCCGCGGTCAAATTGCATACCTTCCACAATATCGGTGGTGGTTTCAAAGGTTTTGCTTTCTTCTACGGTAATAACGCCGTCTTTACCTACTTTTTCCATAGCGCCGGCAATTTCTTCGCCGATTATGCCATCGTTGTTAGCACTAATGGTGGCAATTTGTTTAATTTCTTCTTTGCTTTGGGTAGGGATAGCGGCTTTTTTAATTTCTTCTACCGCTAAACTTACAGCTTTATCGATACCAACTTTAAGGCTCATCGGGTTAATGCCGGCGGCCACGCTCTTTAAACCTTCGCGCACAATGCTGTAGGCCAATACGGTGGCGGTGGTAGTGCCGTCGCCGGCCACATCGTTGGTTTTGCTGGCTACCTCTTTAATTAATTGGGCGCCCATATTTTCGTAGGGATCTTCCAGCTCTATTTCTTTAGCTACCGTTACACCGTCTTTAGTTACTAAAGGTGCGCCATATTTTTTATCAATCAGTACATTGCGTCCCTTTGGGCCAAGTGTTACCTTTACAGCTTTGCTTAGCTGCTCAACACCATTTAGCAGGCCACGCCGGGCCTCTTCATCAAAACGTAATTGTTTTGCCATTTTTCTTCCTTCCTTATTTAAGAGTATTTTATTAGTTAGTTAGTAGCTATAATATACAAATATTACCTTAAAAAATCAAGTAACAAGCGGCTTTTAAGTGGTATTTAATTAGCAATAAATGTTATTAACAATAAAACACATATGTTTACGGCCTTTATGGGTAAG contains these protein-coding regions:
- the groL gene encoding chaperonin GroEL (60 kDa chaperone family; promotes refolding of misfolded polypeptides especially under stressful conditions; forms two stacked rings of heptamers to form a barrel-shaped 14mer; ends can be capped by GroES; misfolded proteins enter the barrel where they are refolded when GroES binds), which gives rise to MAKQLRFDEEARRGLLNGVEQLSKAVKVTLGPKGRNVLIDKKYGAPLVTKDGVTVAKEIELEDPYENMGAQLIKEVASKTNDVAGDGTTTATVLAYSIVREGLKSVAAGINPMSLKVGIDKAVSLAVEEIKKAAIPTQSKEEIKQIATISANNDGIIGEEIAGAMEKVGKDGVITVEESKTFETTTDIVEGMQFDRGYISPYFANNRENMTAVLESPYILIYDKKISSMAELLPILEKIAHAGKPILIIAEDIDGEALATLIVNALRGALQVVAVKAPGFGDRRKAMLEDIAILTGGEVISDELGLKLENTELAQLGTAKSIKVDKENTTIVDGAGKAEDIKKRLAQLKAQIAETTSDYDKEKLQERLAKLGGGVAVINVGAATEVELKEKKHRVEDALSATRAAIEEGMVAGGGVTLAQISAKLEKADLSALTEEEKVGFKIARRAMEEPVRQIAENGGVDGSIIADRTKKEKEGFGYDARANEWVDMVKKGIMDPAKVTRSALQNAASITGLLLTTECAITDIPKDEPAPPMGGGMGGMGGMM